One part of the Kryptolebias marmoratus isolate JLee-2015 linkage group LG13, ASM164957v2, whole genome shotgun sequence genome encodes these proteins:
- the nup98 gene encoding nuclear pore complex protein Nup98-Nup96 isoform X2 gives MFNNSFGTPFGGGTGGFSSSSTFGQQNTSFGTAGGFGTSAFGATTNTGGLFGSTQNKPGGLFGSSTFSQPATSSTSTGFGFGAASGTSTSLFGNTGAGATSGLFSQPTNAFGANKPTSFGSFGTSTSGGAGLFGSTNTTSNPFGGSSSLFGGSGFSASQQPGTTVKFNPITGSDTMVKAGVTTSINTKHQCITAMKEYENKSLEELRLEDYQAGRKGPANPMAPGTGGLFGGATATSSAATGLFGSAAPNTNFNFGPNKTTFGATTGTFGPTTAGLFGQQTQPPAGSLFKPFGSTTTTQSTGFTFGNTNTMGQPNTSSIGLFGNTAASQPGGLFGPTQTSTATGFGTASGLFGQPNAAFGTVGAQQSLFGNKTAGFGTTTTSASSFGAGTGLFGNKPALTLGTGTNTSTFGFGANPAGGGLFGNKATTGGLGTGLGTSFGTVGTGPSLFGTNQNKLGTTLGTMGTFGTAGFNSGTSSLGFGAPQQQPVALTDPNANAAQQAILQQQLNVLAYSPYGDSPLFRNPLSDPKKEERLKPTNPTAQKALTTPTHYKLTPRPATRVRPKALTSSGGSKSQLFDGLDDDEPSLTNGAFVPRKSIKKLVLKNLNNSQYSSPLNKDSDDLASPSEYPQNGHSQVEDEELREFPGPSSRVDDDPEVTQFYVNPIAKPIPQGRAQLSLQDTISDLNMHKLPRNGLELSSDDVSGSLGEESLQEEREEEEPQESQQPPHPAGIVLNRVGYYTIPSLEDLAEMIDENGECVVENFTIGRKGYGSIFFLGEVNVTGLNLDEIVHFRRKEVIVYTDDKNKPPVGEGLNRRAEVTLDGVWPNDKTTCTQIRSPERLADMNYEGRLEKASRKQGARFLEYRPETGSWVFEVAHFSKYGLQDSDEDEDIPPKTDPKKLKTMMSLPASQQQVAPQAQSTVVDLAGGVAELDSDMADITQSLPTESMLGADDDGELPAADMDAVEHDGVSASSHIASSLGINPHTLQIMKASLFTEEEEEADMFHRHGAAKGSDVSSPHLVLPGAQSRPSVGGLLQVRFTSSLLPQLLDSPRPPPSLSRGAPVAADPSRSLKWKVPGPASFLLPARAPEPPIRTVGVRRLGGPVPLKESVTRGKGGLLMDTGLFATRSFRVGWGPGWTLAHCGSRISSPQSKQLDYQDLCATTDFSFLPKPARTKPLTESPYKVVLEQLAGLDLPQGKLGDEEDSQAVLQRPLEICLKNSTVSVPDGTACPVVRPQAGVAALHQYAEWITELNAKRGGAEPLLGDWAEVWTLCEALWGQSGPSDQELDTEPLGDYEQQLQRRRTFSTWLSRGASCRVEEEVGLSGKGRHTDAIFSFLTGGRISEACRLAQKEGDHRLSLLLSQAVGSQFCRDLLALQLADWNRMQTDRYLSEERLRIFALLAGKPVWQSSDSAVNVCSELDWKRCIGVHLWFMLPPTASVADALARYEAAFQGSTEAGKYACTPLPPYLEETQPDEEEEEESGRPLYDLCFHLLKLYSDRHYGLQQLLEPLAVTWQRLDYRLSWHLWGVLQALCYSHLSASRQGLLHTSYAAQLESTGLWHMAVFILLHIPDHSQRERAVREVLTQHCPLQETEESVRRESFLTEQLRVPEPWIHEAKATRAQRDGDRHLQALHLYRARHWNRCHRLLIQHLASDCIINDNHDYLLDFLEGLAVPERSATIQDWDTAGRVYLDYIRVIKSLQVIQQMETGGYELERLYSDVTSLCSRIELLPCSSARDRLAQSEMAKRVANILRVVLSLQQSEATPDPLSIPLTQLAPHISRLPMPEDYTLEELRGLTQSYLRQLVVGQ, from the exons ATGTTCAACAACTCATTTGGTACTCCCTTCGGTGGGGGGACAGGGGGGTTCAGCTCGTCATCAACCTTTGGTCAGCAGA acacGAGTTTTGGGACAGCGGGAGGGTTTGGGACGTCTGCGTTTGGAGCGACCACCAACACAGGAGGACTGTTTGGATCCACACAGAACAAACCTG GCGGTCTGTTTGGGTCCAGTACGTTCAGCCAGCCGGCGACTTCCTCCACCAGCACCGGCTTCGGTTTCGGTGCAGCCAGCGGCACCTCCACCAGCCTGTTTGGAAACACCGGGGCGGGGGCCACCAGCGGGCTCTTCTCCCAGCCGACCAATGCATTTGGAGCCAACAAACCCACCTCGTTTGGAA GCTTCGGGACGAGCACCAGCGGCGGCGCTGGCCTGTTTGGCTCCACCAACACCACCTCCAACCCCTTTGGTGGCTCCAGCTCTCTGTTCGGAGGCTCCGGGTTCTCGGCCTCTCAGCAGCCAGGAACAACCGTGAAATTCAAT CCaataacaggaagtgacaccaTGGTGAAGGCAGGTGTGACCACGAGCATCAACACCAAACACCAGTGCATCACAGCCATGAAGGAGTACGAGAACAAATCTCTGGAG GAGCTCAGGCTGGAGGACTACCAGGCAGGAAGGAAGGGTCCCGCCAACCCGATGGCTCCGGGGACCGGCGGTCTGTTTGGTGGCGCCACGGCCACGTCCAGCGCCGCCACGGGCCTTTTCGGCTCTGCTGCCCCCAACACAAACTTCAACTTCGGGCCGAATAAGACCACGTTTGGAGCGA CTACAGGAACCTTCGGACCCACCACAGCCGGTCTGTTCGGACAGCAAACCCAGCCGCCGGCTGGCAGCCTCTTCAAGCCCTTCGGGTCAACCACGACGACCCAGAGCACCGGTTTCACCTTCGGTAACACCAACACCATGGGTCAGCCCAACACCAGCAGCATC GGTCTGTTCGGAAACACGGCGGCGTCTCAGCCCGGCGGGTTGTTCGGGCCGACCCAGACCAGCACCGCCACTGGGTTTGGGACGGCCTCGGGTCTGTTCGGACAGCCCAATGCCGCGTTTGGAACCGTTGGAGCGCAg CAGAgtttatttggaaataaaacgGCTGGCTTcggcaccaccaccaccagcgcCTCGTCCTTCGGCGCCGGCACCGGGCTCTTTGGCAACAAGCCCGCTCTGACCCTGGGAACCGGAACCAACACCTCCACCTTCG GATTCGGAGCGAACCCTGCAGGAGGAGGTCTGTTTGGGAACAAGGCGACCACCGGAGGGCTGGGAACCGGACTGGGAACCAGCTTTGGAACCG TTGGTACCGGTCCGAGTCTGTTTGGAACCAACCAGAACAAACTGGGCACCACACTGGGAACGATGGGAACGTTCGGAACCGCAGGATTCAACAGCGGAACCAGCAGCTTGGGATTCGGAGCTCCGCAGCAGCAGCCTGTTG ctctCACGGATCCGAACGCCAACGCGGCGCAGCAGGCcatcctccagcagcagctgaacgTCCTGGCCTACTCGCCGTACGGAGACTCGCCGCTGTTCAGAAACCCGCTGTCCGACCCGAAGAAGGAGGAG CGTCTGAAACCGACCAATCCCACGGCCCAAAAGGCTCTGACCACGCCCACTCACTATAAACTGACCCCGCGACCTGCGACCCGGGTTCGGCCCAAAGCGCTCACATCTTCCGGAGGATCCAAGTCGCAGCTCTTTGACGGTCTGGACGACGACGAGCCGTCGCTCACCAACGGAGCCTTCGTACCCAG AAAGAGCATCAAGAAACTTGTTCTGAAGAACCTGAACAACAGTCAGTACAGCAGCCCGCTGAACAAAGACAGCGACGACCTCGCCTCGCCGTCAGAGTATCCTCAGAACGGACACAG CCAAGTGGAGGACGAGGAGCTCCGGGAGTTTCCGGGTCCGAGTAGCCGGGTCGACGACGACCCAGAAGTCACTCAGTTCTACGTCAACCCCATTGCCAAGCCGATCCCGCAGGGCCGAGCCCAGCTGAGCCTGCAGGACACCATCAGTGACCTGAACATGCACAAACTGCCACGGAACGGCCTGGAG CTGAGCAGCGACGATGTGTCGGGGTCTTTGGGGGAGGAGtctctgcaggaggagagggaggaggaggagccacaGGAGTCCCAGCAGCCGCCTCATCCTGCag GAATCGTTCTGAACCGGGTCGGTTACTACACCATCCCCTCCCTGGAGGATCTGGCTGAGATGATTGATGAAAACGGAGAGTGTGTCGTGGAAAACTTCACCATTGGCAGGAAAG GCTACGGATCCATCTTCTTCCTTGGTGAGGTGAACGTTACGGGCCTGAACCTCGACGAGATTGTCCACTTCAGACGCAAAGAGGTCATCGTCTACACGGACGACAAAAACAAGCCACCGGTGGGGGAGGGGCTTAACAG GCGTGCCGAGGTGACTCTGGACGGCGTTTGGCCGAACGATAAAACGACCTGCACTCAGATCCGGAGCCCCGAGCGTCTGGCCGACATGAACTACGAAGGCCGGCTGGAGAAGGCTTCCAGGAAACAGGGCGCCCGTTTCCTGGAGTACCGACCTGAGACCGGCTCCTGGGTGTTCGAG gTGGCCCATTTCTCTAAATACGGCCTCCAGGACTCCGACGAGGACGAAGACATCCCGCCCAAAACTGACCCCAAGAAGCTGAAAAcgatgatgtcacttcctgcctCTCAGCAGCAGGTGGCGCCGCAGGCTCAG TCCACCGTTGTGGATCTGGCGGGTGGCGTGGCGGAACTGGACAGCGACATGGCCGACATCACTCAGAGCCTCCCGACAGAGAGCATGCTGGGAGCGGATGACGACGGCGAGCTGCCGGCGGCGGACATGGACGCGGTGGAGCACGACGGCGTCTCGGCGTCCAGCCACATCGCCTCGTCTCTGGGGATCAACCCGCACACCCTGCAG atcatGAAGGCGTCTCTGTTcaccgaggaagaggaggaggccgACATGTTCCACCGCCACGGAGCGGCGAAGGGCTCAGATGTCTCGTCTCCTCACCTGGTCCTGCCGGGGGCTCAGAGTCGACCCTCAG tTGGAGGCCTCCTTCAGGTCCGCTTCACCTCCAGCCTCCTCCCTCAGCTGTTGGACTCTCCTcgcccccctccctctctgtccCGGGGGGCTCCGGTGGCGGCCGACCCCTCCCGCTCCCTGAAGTGGAAGGTTCCGGGTCCTGCCTCCTTCCTGCTGCCTGCTCGGGCTCCAGAACCTCCGATCAGGACCGTGGGAGTCCGGCGGCTGGGGGGTCCCGTCCCTCTGAAAGAGTCAGTGACTCGGGGGAAG GGGGGCCTGCTGATGGACACGGGGCTGTTTGCCACCCGCTCCTTCAGGGTGGGCTGGGGGCCCGGCTGGACTCTGGCTCACTGCGGCAGCCGGATCAGCTCGCCACAGTCCAAACAGCTGGACTACCAGGACCTCTGCGCCACGACGGACTTCAGCTTCCTTCCGAAACCGGCCAGGACCAAACC ACTGACTGAAAGTCCCTACAAGGTGGTTCTGGAGCAGCTGGCGGGTCTGGACCTCCCTCAGGGGAAACTCGGGGACGAGGAGGACAGCCAGGCCGTACTGCAGCGCCCCCTGGAGATCTGTCTGAAGAACAGCACCGTCAGCGTCCCGGACGGAACCGCCTGCCCCGTGGTGCGACCGCAGGCTGGCGTGGCGGCGCTGCACCAGTACGCAGAGTGGATCACTGAGCTGAACGCCAAGCGGGGCGGCGCCGAGC CCCTCCTGGGTGACTGGGCCGAGGTCTGGACCCTCTGTGAGGCCCTCTGGGGCCAGTCAGGGCCCTCGGACCAGGAGCTGGACACCGAGCCGCTCGGCGACtacgagcagcagctgcagaggaggcGCACCTTCTCCACCTGGCTGTCCCGCGGCGCCTCCTgcagggtggaggaggaggtgggtcTGTCGGGGAAAGGTCGCCACACGGACGCCATCTTCAGCTTCCTGACGGGCGGGCGCATCAGCGAGGCGTGTCGGCTTGCCCAGAAAGAAG GAGACCACCGTCTGTCCCTGCTGCTGTCTCAGGCCGTGGGCTCTCAGTTCTGCAGAGACCTCCTGGCCCTGCAGCTGGCAGACTGGAACCGCATGCAGACGGACCGCTACCTGAGTGAGGAGCGGCTTCGGATCTTCGCTCTGCTGGCTGGAAAACCT GTCTGGCAGTCCTCGGACTCGGCGGTGAACGTGTGCTCGGAGCTGGACTGGAAGCGCTGCATTGGCGTCCATCTTTGGTTCATGTTGCCTCCGACGGCGTCTGTGGCCGACGCCCTCGCCAGATACGAAGCTGCCTTCCAG ggATCCACAGAGGCAGGGAAGTACGCCtgcacccccctccctccttacCTGGAGGAGACGCAGcccgatgaagaggaggaggaggagtccgGACGGCCGCTGTACGACTTGTGCTTCCACCTGCTGAAGCTCTACAGCGACAG acactacggcctgcagcagctgctcgaGCCGCTCGCCGTCACCTGGCAGCGCCTGGATTATCGCCTCAGCTGGCACTTGTGGGGCGTCCTGCAGGCGCTGTGCTACAGCCACCTGAGCGCCTCGCGCCAGGGCCTCCTCCACACCAGCTACGCCGCCCAGCTGGAGAGCACCGGACTCTGGCACATGGCCGTCTTCATCCTGCTGCACATCCCCGACCACAG CCAGCGGGAGCGAGCTGTGAGGGAGGTGCTGACTCAGCACTGCCCCctgcaggagacagaggagTCTGTCCGCAGGGAGAGCTTCCTGACCGAGCAGCTGCGGGTCCCGGAGCCGTGGATCCACGAGGCCAAGGCCACCCGGGCCCAGAGAGACGGGGACCGACACCTGCAGGCTCTGCACTTGTACCGGGCCAGACACTGGAACCGGTGCCACCGGCTGCTGATCCAGCACCTGGCCTCAG ATTGCATCATCAACGACAACCACGACTACCTGCTGGACTTCCTGGAGGGACTGGCGGTCCCTGAACGCAGCGCCACCATCCAGGACTGGGACACGGCGGGGAGGGTTTACCTGGACTACATCCGGGTCATCAAGTCTCTGCAGGTCATCCAGCAG ATGGAGACGGGGGGTTACGAGCTGGAGCGTCTCTACTCTGATGTCACGTCTCTCTGCAGCCGGATCGAGCTGCTGCCCTGCAGCTCCGCCAGAGACCGCCTCGCCCAATCAG agaTGGCGAAGCGCGTGGCGAACATCCTGCGGGTGGTCCTGAGCCTGCAGCAGAGCGAGGCGACCCCTGACCCCCTCAGCATCCCGCTGACCCAGCTGGCGCCGCACATCAGCCGCCTGCCGATGCCGGAGGACTACACGCTGGAGGAGCTGCGGGGCCTCACGCAGTCCTACCTGCGGCAGCTCGTGGTCGGCCAATGA
- the nup98 gene encoding nuclear pore complex protein Nup98-Nup96 isoform X1, giving the protein MFNNSFGTPFGGGTGGFSSSSTFGQQNTSFGTAGGFGTSAFGATTNTGGLFGSTQNKPGGLFGSSTFSQPATSSTSTGFGFGAASGTSTSLFGNTGAGATSGLFSQPTNAFGANKPTSFGSFGTSTSGGAGLFGSTNTTSNPFGGSSSLFGGSGFSASQQPGTTVKFNPITGSDTMVKAGVTTSINTKHQCITAMKEYENKSLEELRLEDYQAGRKGPANPMAPGTGGLFGGATATSSAATGLFGSAAPNTNFNFGPNKTTFGATATGTFGPTTAGLFGQQTQPPAGSLFKPFGSTTTTQSTGFTFGNTNTMGQPNTSSIGLFGNTAASQPGGLFGPTQTSTATGFGTASGLFGQPNAAFGTVGAQQSLFGNKTAGFGTTTTSASSFGAGTGLFGNKPALTLGTGTNTSTFGFGANPAGGGLFGNKATTGGLGTGLGTSFGTVGTGPSLFGTNQNKLGTTLGTMGTFGTAGFNSGTSSLGFGAPQQQPVALTDPNANAAQQAILQQQLNVLAYSPYGDSPLFRNPLSDPKKEERLKPTNPTAQKALTTPTHYKLTPRPATRVRPKALTSSGGSKSQLFDGLDDDEPSLTNGAFVPRKSIKKLVLKNLNNSQYSSPLNKDSDDLASPSEYPQNGHSQVEDEELREFPGPSSRVDDDPEVTQFYVNPIAKPIPQGRAQLSLQDTISDLNMHKLPRNGLELSSDDVSGSLGEESLQEEREEEEPQESQQPPHPAGIVLNRVGYYTIPSLEDLAEMIDENGECVVENFTIGRKGYGSIFFLGEVNVTGLNLDEIVHFRRKEVIVYTDDKNKPPVGEGLNRRAEVTLDGVWPNDKTTCTQIRSPERLADMNYEGRLEKASRKQGARFLEYRPETGSWVFEVAHFSKYGLQDSDEDEDIPPKTDPKKLKTMMSLPASQQQVAPQAQSTVVDLAGGVAELDSDMADITQSLPTESMLGADDDGELPAADMDAVEHDGVSASSHIASSLGINPHTLQIMKASLFTEEEEEADMFHRHGAAKGSDVSSPHLVLPGAQSRPSVGGLLQVRFTSSLLPQLLDSPRPPPSLSRGAPVAADPSRSLKWKVPGPASFLLPARAPEPPIRTVGVRRLGGPVPLKESVTRGKGGLLMDTGLFATRSFRVGWGPGWTLAHCGSRISSPQSKQLDYQDLCATTDFSFLPKPARTKPLTESPYKVVLEQLAGLDLPQGKLGDEEDSQAVLQRPLEICLKNSTVSVPDGTACPVVRPQAGVAALHQYAEWITELNAKRGGAEPLLGDWAEVWTLCEALWGQSGPSDQELDTEPLGDYEQQLQRRRTFSTWLSRGASCRVEEEVGLSGKGRHTDAIFSFLTGGRISEACRLAQKEGDHRLSLLLSQAVGSQFCRDLLALQLADWNRMQTDRYLSEERLRIFALLAGKPVWQSSDSAVNVCSELDWKRCIGVHLWFMLPPTASVADALARYEAAFQGSTEAGKYACTPLPPYLEETQPDEEEEEESGRPLYDLCFHLLKLYSDRHYGLQQLLEPLAVTWQRLDYRLSWHLWGVLQALCYSHLSASRQGLLHTSYAAQLESTGLWHMAVFILLHIPDHSQRERAVREVLTQHCPLQETEESVRRESFLTEQLRVPEPWIHEAKATRAQRDGDRHLQALHLYRARHWNRCHRLLIQHLASDCIINDNHDYLLDFLEGLAVPERSATIQDWDTAGRVYLDYIRVIKSLQVIQQMETGGYELERLYSDVTSLCSRIELLPCSSARDRLAQSEMAKRVANILRVVLSLQQSEATPDPLSIPLTQLAPHISRLPMPEDYTLEELRGLTQSYLRQLVVGQ; this is encoded by the exons ATGTTCAACAACTCATTTGGTACTCCCTTCGGTGGGGGGACAGGGGGGTTCAGCTCGTCATCAACCTTTGGTCAGCAGA acacGAGTTTTGGGACAGCGGGAGGGTTTGGGACGTCTGCGTTTGGAGCGACCACCAACACAGGAGGACTGTTTGGATCCACACAGAACAAACCTG GCGGTCTGTTTGGGTCCAGTACGTTCAGCCAGCCGGCGACTTCCTCCACCAGCACCGGCTTCGGTTTCGGTGCAGCCAGCGGCACCTCCACCAGCCTGTTTGGAAACACCGGGGCGGGGGCCACCAGCGGGCTCTTCTCCCAGCCGACCAATGCATTTGGAGCCAACAAACCCACCTCGTTTGGAA GCTTCGGGACGAGCACCAGCGGCGGCGCTGGCCTGTTTGGCTCCACCAACACCACCTCCAACCCCTTTGGTGGCTCCAGCTCTCTGTTCGGAGGCTCCGGGTTCTCGGCCTCTCAGCAGCCAGGAACAACCGTGAAATTCAAT CCaataacaggaagtgacaccaTGGTGAAGGCAGGTGTGACCACGAGCATCAACACCAAACACCAGTGCATCACAGCCATGAAGGAGTACGAGAACAAATCTCTGGAG GAGCTCAGGCTGGAGGACTACCAGGCAGGAAGGAAGGGTCCCGCCAACCCGATGGCTCCGGGGACCGGCGGTCTGTTTGGTGGCGCCACGGCCACGTCCAGCGCCGCCACGGGCCTTTTCGGCTCTGCTGCCCCCAACACAAACTTCAACTTCGGGCCGAATAAGACCACGTTTGGAGCGA CAGCTACAGGAACCTTCGGACCCACCACAGCCGGTCTGTTCGGACAGCAAACCCAGCCGCCGGCTGGCAGCCTCTTCAAGCCCTTCGGGTCAACCACGACGACCCAGAGCACCGGTTTCACCTTCGGTAACACCAACACCATGGGTCAGCCCAACACCAGCAGCATC GGTCTGTTCGGAAACACGGCGGCGTCTCAGCCCGGCGGGTTGTTCGGGCCGACCCAGACCAGCACCGCCACTGGGTTTGGGACGGCCTCGGGTCTGTTCGGACAGCCCAATGCCGCGTTTGGAACCGTTGGAGCGCAg CAGAgtttatttggaaataaaacgGCTGGCTTcggcaccaccaccaccagcgcCTCGTCCTTCGGCGCCGGCACCGGGCTCTTTGGCAACAAGCCCGCTCTGACCCTGGGAACCGGAACCAACACCTCCACCTTCG GATTCGGAGCGAACCCTGCAGGAGGAGGTCTGTTTGGGAACAAGGCGACCACCGGAGGGCTGGGAACCGGACTGGGAACCAGCTTTGGAACCG TTGGTACCGGTCCGAGTCTGTTTGGAACCAACCAGAACAAACTGGGCACCACACTGGGAACGATGGGAACGTTCGGAACCGCAGGATTCAACAGCGGAACCAGCAGCTTGGGATTCGGAGCTCCGCAGCAGCAGCCTGTTG ctctCACGGATCCGAACGCCAACGCGGCGCAGCAGGCcatcctccagcagcagctgaacgTCCTGGCCTACTCGCCGTACGGAGACTCGCCGCTGTTCAGAAACCCGCTGTCCGACCCGAAGAAGGAGGAG CGTCTGAAACCGACCAATCCCACGGCCCAAAAGGCTCTGACCACGCCCACTCACTATAAACTGACCCCGCGACCTGCGACCCGGGTTCGGCCCAAAGCGCTCACATCTTCCGGAGGATCCAAGTCGCAGCTCTTTGACGGTCTGGACGACGACGAGCCGTCGCTCACCAACGGAGCCTTCGTACCCAG AAAGAGCATCAAGAAACTTGTTCTGAAGAACCTGAACAACAGTCAGTACAGCAGCCCGCTGAACAAAGACAGCGACGACCTCGCCTCGCCGTCAGAGTATCCTCAGAACGGACACAG CCAAGTGGAGGACGAGGAGCTCCGGGAGTTTCCGGGTCCGAGTAGCCGGGTCGACGACGACCCAGAAGTCACTCAGTTCTACGTCAACCCCATTGCCAAGCCGATCCCGCAGGGCCGAGCCCAGCTGAGCCTGCAGGACACCATCAGTGACCTGAACATGCACAAACTGCCACGGAACGGCCTGGAG CTGAGCAGCGACGATGTGTCGGGGTCTTTGGGGGAGGAGtctctgcaggaggagagggaggaggaggagccacaGGAGTCCCAGCAGCCGCCTCATCCTGCag GAATCGTTCTGAACCGGGTCGGTTACTACACCATCCCCTCCCTGGAGGATCTGGCTGAGATGATTGATGAAAACGGAGAGTGTGTCGTGGAAAACTTCACCATTGGCAGGAAAG GCTACGGATCCATCTTCTTCCTTGGTGAGGTGAACGTTACGGGCCTGAACCTCGACGAGATTGTCCACTTCAGACGCAAAGAGGTCATCGTCTACACGGACGACAAAAACAAGCCACCGGTGGGGGAGGGGCTTAACAG GCGTGCCGAGGTGACTCTGGACGGCGTTTGGCCGAACGATAAAACGACCTGCACTCAGATCCGGAGCCCCGAGCGTCTGGCCGACATGAACTACGAAGGCCGGCTGGAGAAGGCTTCCAGGAAACAGGGCGCCCGTTTCCTGGAGTACCGACCTGAGACCGGCTCCTGGGTGTTCGAG gTGGCCCATTTCTCTAAATACGGCCTCCAGGACTCCGACGAGGACGAAGACATCCCGCCCAAAACTGACCCCAAGAAGCTGAAAAcgatgatgtcacttcctgcctCTCAGCAGCAGGTGGCGCCGCAGGCTCAG TCCACCGTTGTGGATCTGGCGGGTGGCGTGGCGGAACTGGACAGCGACATGGCCGACATCACTCAGAGCCTCCCGACAGAGAGCATGCTGGGAGCGGATGACGACGGCGAGCTGCCGGCGGCGGACATGGACGCGGTGGAGCACGACGGCGTCTCGGCGTCCAGCCACATCGCCTCGTCTCTGGGGATCAACCCGCACACCCTGCAG atcatGAAGGCGTCTCTGTTcaccgaggaagaggaggaggccgACATGTTCCACCGCCACGGAGCGGCGAAGGGCTCAGATGTCTCGTCTCCTCACCTGGTCCTGCCGGGGGCTCAGAGTCGACCCTCAG tTGGAGGCCTCCTTCAGGTCCGCTTCACCTCCAGCCTCCTCCCTCAGCTGTTGGACTCTCCTcgcccccctccctctctgtccCGGGGGGCTCCGGTGGCGGCCGACCCCTCCCGCTCCCTGAAGTGGAAGGTTCCGGGTCCTGCCTCCTTCCTGCTGCCTGCTCGGGCTCCAGAACCTCCGATCAGGACCGTGGGAGTCCGGCGGCTGGGGGGTCCCGTCCCTCTGAAAGAGTCAGTGACTCGGGGGAAG GGGGGCCTGCTGATGGACACGGGGCTGTTTGCCACCCGCTCCTTCAGGGTGGGCTGGGGGCCCGGCTGGACTCTGGCTCACTGCGGCAGCCGGATCAGCTCGCCACAGTCCAAACAGCTGGACTACCAGGACCTCTGCGCCACGACGGACTTCAGCTTCCTTCCGAAACCGGCCAGGACCAAACC ACTGACTGAAAGTCCCTACAAGGTGGTTCTGGAGCAGCTGGCGGGTCTGGACCTCCCTCAGGGGAAACTCGGGGACGAGGAGGACAGCCAGGCCGTACTGCAGCGCCCCCTGGAGATCTGTCTGAAGAACAGCACCGTCAGCGTCCCGGACGGAACCGCCTGCCCCGTGGTGCGACCGCAGGCTGGCGTGGCGGCGCTGCACCAGTACGCAGAGTGGATCACTGAGCTGAACGCCAAGCGGGGCGGCGCCGAGC CCCTCCTGGGTGACTGGGCCGAGGTCTGGACCCTCTGTGAGGCCCTCTGGGGCCAGTCAGGGCCCTCGGACCAGGAGCTGGACACCGAGCCGCTCGGCGACtacgagcagcagctgcagaggaggcGCACCTTCTCCACCTGGCTGTCCCGCGGCGCCTCCTgcagggtggaggaggaggtgggtcTGTCGGGGAAAGGTCGCCACACGGACGCCATCTTCAGCTTCCTGACGGGCGGGCGCATCAGCGAGGCGTGTCGGCTTGCCCAGAAAGAAG GAGACCACCGTCTGTCCCTGCTGCTGTCTCAGGCCGTGGGCTCTCAGTTCTGCAGAGACCTCCTGGCCCTGCAGCTGGCAGACTGGAACCGCATGCAGACGGACCGCTACCTGAGTGAGGAGCGGCTTCGGATCTTCGCTCTGCTGGCTGGAAAACCT GTCTGGCAGTCCTCGGACTCGGCGGTGAACGTGTGCTCGGAGCTGGACTGGAAGCGCTGCATTGGCGTCCATCTTTGGTTCATGTTGCCTCCGACGGCGTCTGTGGCCGACGCCCTCGCCAGATACGAAGCTGCCTTCCAG ggATCCACAGAGGCAGGGAAGTACGCCtgcacccccctccctccttacCTGGAGGAGACGCAGcccgatgaagaggaggaggaggagtccgGACGGCCGCTGTACGACTTGTGCTTCCACCTGCTGAAGCTCTACAGCGACAG acactacggcctgcagcagctgctcgaGCCGCTCGCCGTCACCTGGCAGCGCCTGGATTATCGCCTCAGCTGGCACTTGTGGGGCGTCCTGCAGGCGCTGTGCTACAGCCACCTGAGCGCCTCGCGCCAGGGCCTCCTCCACACCAGCTACGCCGCCCAGCTGGAGAGCACCGGACTCTGGCACATGGCCGTCTTCATCCTGCTGCACATCCCCGACCACAG CCAGCGGGAGCGAGCTGTGAGGGAGGTGCTGACTCAGCACTGCCCCctgcaggagacagaggagTCTGTCCGCAGGGAGAGCTTCCTGACCGAGCAGCTGCGGGTCCCGGAGCCGTGGATCCACGAGGCCAAGGCCACCCGGGCCCAGAGAGACGGGGACCGACACCTGCAGGCTCTGCACTTGTACCGGGCCAGACACTGGAACCGGTGCCACCGGCTGCTGATCCAGCACCTGGCCTCAG ATTGCATCATCAACGACAACCACGACTACCTGCTGGACTTCCTGGAGGGACTGGCGGTCCCTGAACGCAGCGCCACCATCCAGGACTGGGACACGGCGGGGAGGGTTTACCTGGACTACATCCGGGTCATCAAGTCTCTGCAGGTCATCCAGCAG ATGGAGACGGGGGGTTACGAGCTGGAGCGTCTCTACTCTGATGTCACGTCTCTCTGCAGCCGGATCGAGCTGCTGCCCTGCAGCTCCGCCAGAGACCGCCTCGCCCAATCAG agaTGGCGAAGCGCGTGGCGAACATCCTGCGGGTGGTCCTGAGCCTGCAGCAGAGCGAGGCGACCCCTGACCCCCTCAGCATCCCGCTGACCCAGCTGGCGCCGCACATCAGCCGCCTGCCGATGCCGGAGGACTACACGCTGGAGGAGCTGCGGGGCCTCACGCAGTCCTACCTGCGGCAGCTCGTGGTCGGCCAATGA